One Pseudorhodoplanes sinuspersici DNA segment encodes these proteins:
- a CDS encoding FecCD family ABC transporter permease produces the protein MQELSANKSLRPTGWLVIGLLTLLLAGVAAMSTMIGAAGIPLQRLFAAVTGGGGDAAHLARDQLVLWSIRLPRIAVAIGVGTLLAMAGAIMQGMFRNPLADPSLVGVSSGAGFASAATIVVGDRLLAGTAGQMPFELLPAAAFFGALAATVALHRIATHDGRTSIAIFLLGGLAIAALANAGIGLLVFVADDRQLRDITFWLLGSLAGATWPKAWALLPFVVASIVVIPRIARGLDLLVLGEAEAFHAGISVQRLKIIAIVLVSAATGAAVAVSGVIGFVGIVVPHLIRLLIGPAHRILLPASMLLGAALMLCADTAARILAAPAEVPIGIITAAIGAPFFLALLLRQRSVATL, from the coding sequence GTGCAGGAATTAAGCGCGAACAAATCGCTTCGGCCGACAGGTTGGCTTGTGATCGGTCTGCTGACCCTGCTGTTGGCCGGCGTCGCCGCGATGTCGACCATGATCGGCGCGGCAGGAATCCCTCTGCAGCGGCTATTCGCAGCGGTCACCGGCGGCGGAGGAGACGCGGCACACCTTGCGCGTGACCAACTGGTCTTATGGTCTATTCGACTGCCGCGCATTGCCGTTGCCATAGGCGTCGGCACCCTGCTGGCCATGGCGGGTGCGATCATGCAGGGGATGTTTCGAAACCCGTTGGCTGACCCAAGTCTTGTCGGTGTTTCAAGCGGCGCCGGTTTCGCTTCGGCTGCGACCATCGTCGTTGGCGACAGACTGCTGGCTGGCACCGCCGGTCAGATGCCGTTTGAACTTCTTCCGGCTGCCGCATTCTTTGGTGCGCTGGCTGCGACTGTGGCGCTCCATCGCATCGCGACACACGATGGACGCACGTCGATCGCGATTTTCCTTCTCGGTGGGCTTGCAATAGCGGCACTGGCCAATGCCGGAATCGGGCTCCTCGTCTTCGTAGCGGACGACCGTCAGCTTCGGGATATTACATTCTGGCTGCTGGGATCGCTGGCCGGCGCCACGTGGCCAAAAGCGTGGGCGCTTCTTCCTTTTGTTGTCGCCTCGATCGTTGTCATTCCACGGATCGCGCGGGGACTTGATTTGCTGGTGCTTGGTGAAGCCGAGGCCTTTCATGCCGGCATATCGGTTCAGCGCCTGAAAATCATCGCTATTGTGCTGGTTTCCGCGGCGACTGGTGCCGCTGTGGCAGTCTCCGGTGTGATCGGCTTTGTCGGTATCGTTGTCCCCCACCTGATTCGGCTCCTCATTGGGCCGGCGCATCGTATCCTCCTGCCAGCATCAATGCTGCTTGGGGCCGCGCTCATGCTTTGTGCGGATACGGCGGCCCGGATTCTGGCAGCGCCGGCGGAGGTCCCGATTGGGATCATCACAGCGGCGATCGGGGCGCCGTTCTTTCTTGCGCTTCTGCTCAGACAGCGTTCGGTTGCCACGTTATGA